The Pedobacter cryoconitis region AAACGTATCGGATTATTTAAGGCATAGGCATAGGGATTTATTCTTCTATCCTGCTCCGCAAGCGGATCAATCACATTCCACCTTCCAATTACCGGATCATAGAATCTAGCGCCGTAATCATACTCCCCTAACTCTTCCTGTAACTCTTTCTTATTGTAAAGGTACTTGTTATCATTTGATCCGCGAAGCACTTCTTTCCTTAAACCAAATGCAAAATAATCATCTTTTTGCATAACTTCAATCCCCACACCCGGAAGATTGTGAAACGTTGCCCGGTTATTACCCAAATGATCCGTCAGCATATATTCATAACTGTATGTCCCGTTGTTATTCCTGGCCATACCTTCCTCTGTCATGATAATATCAATTGTACCATCAGTCTTGTGCTGAATACCACCAATATAATCAGTAACCACATTACCCACCTTTTTTCTCAGCTTGTTTCCTGATGCATCATACGTATAACTGATGTTCTGACTTCCTGTAACTGTCTCCGGCAGGTTCAGGTAATTGTATGTTAAGTTGATATTCTTCTCACTGTCACTTTTTAGATTACCATTGTCATCATAAGCGTAATTGCTCGTAGTGAAGCCAGTTATTTTAGTCAGCTGGTTACCCGTATATCCACTATACGTATTCACTTTGCCATCCCTGGTCAGCGTCTTGATATTACCCACCACATCATAACTGATACTTTCTCCCAGTCCCGGTGATACCGCATCGGTTAACCTGTTCAGTTTATCATAACTATAGGTAAAAGTATGGTCCAATTTACCAGCTCCTCTTCCCCAAACCTGACCCGAAATATTCCCGTTCCACTGCGACCCCTCCTCATATTTCAACTGCAAATTGAACTCATTGCTCAGGCTTTTGCTCAGCCAGCCTCTTTCATTGTAAGCATAACTGGTTTGCTGCAGATAAGAACCGCCATTGTTTGTACTG contains the following coding sequences:
- a CDS encoding RHS repeat domain-containing protein: KSQNHLDGQDIIDNTYNFAGELTASTRSHTGSSTGAATNIANRYFYDHMGRKIATLENINGQGEVVLSKLDYTETGQLVNKQLHSTNNGGSYLQQTSYAYNERGWLSKSLSNEFNLQLKYEEGSQWNGNISGQVWGRGAGKLDHTFTYSYDKLNRLTDAVSPGLGESISYDVVGNIKTLTRDGKVNTYSGYTGNQLTKITGFTTSNYAYDDNGNLKSDSEKNINLTYNYLNLPETVTGSQNISYTYDASGNKLRKKVGNVVTDYIGGIQHKTDGTIDIIMTEEGMARNNNGTYSYEYMLTDHLGNNRATFHNLPGVGIEVMQKDDYFAFGLRKEVLRGSNDNKYLYNKKELQEELGEYDYGARFYDPVIGRWNVIDPLAEQDRRINPYAYALNNPIRFIDVDGLYAGEAGTYNRGDGEFGNVLSYYGIGSNQQQEPKPKERKKETTRMSMGASSVVFGDKFETAQTRKDINSGLLDEEITTKKANELGDAGMLATTSFGSEYAFLKIGEYFNITLGILKPLGLGSTGRTVANNLVEQMAMKDALKNPQLGRRLMEGMKDSRWPGWTKMEYKVKTAEGVRAIVHYLAKWENGVLKAVDDFKFK